In one window of Prionailurus bengalensis isolate Pbe53 chromosome B3, Fcat_Pben_1.1_paternal_pri, whole genome shotgun sequence DNA:
- the TRPM1 gene encoding transient receptor potential cation channel subfamily M member 1 isoform X6 encodes MGSLRKMSSSFKRGSLKSSTSGSQKGQKAWIEKTFCKRECVFVIPSTKDPNRCCCGQLTNQHIPPLPSVTSSKNEEENKQVETQPEKWSVSKHTQTYPTDSYGTLEFQGGGYSNKAMYIRVSYDTKPDSLLHLMVKDWQLELPKLLISVHGGLQNFEMQPKLKQVFGKGLIKAAMTTGAWIFTGGVSTGVISHVGDALKDHSSKSRGRVCAIGIAPWGIVENKEDLVGKDVTRVYQTMSNPLSKLSLLNNSHTHFILADNGTLGKYGAEVKLRRQLEKHISLQKINTRLGQGVPVVGLVVEGGPNVVSIVLEYLREDPPVPVVICDGSGRASDILSFAHKYCEEGG; translated from the exons GGACAGAAAGCTTGGATAGAAAAAACCTTCTGCAAGAGAGAATGTGTCTTTGTAATTCCCAGCACTAAAGACCCTAACAG GTGTTGTTGTGGCCAGCTTACCAACCAGCATATCCCCCCTCTGCCAAGTGTAACATCCAgcaaaaatgaagaggaaaataaacaggTGGAGACTCAGCCCGAAAAATGGTCTGTCAGCAAACACACCCAGACCTACCCAACAGATTCCTATGGAACTCTTGAATTCCAGGGTGGTGGATACTCCAATAAAGCCATG TATATCCGTGTATCCTATGACACCAAGCCAGATTCGCTGCTTCATCTCATGGTTAAAGACTGGCAGCTGGAACTCCCCAAGCTCTTAATATCTGTGCACGGaggcctccagaactttgagatgCAACCCAAGCTGAAACAGGTCTTTGGAAAAGGTCTGATCAAAGCCGCCATGACCACTGGGGCCTGGATTTTCACTGGGGGCGTCAGTACGG GTGTTATCAGCCACGTAGGGGATGCCTTAAAAGACCACTCCTCCAAATCCAGAGGTCGGGTTTGTGCTATAGGAATTGCTCCGTGGGGCATCGTGGAAAACAAGGAAGACCTGGTTGGAAAGGAT GTAACGAGAGTGTACCAGACTATGTCCAACCCCCTAAGCAAGCTCTCTTTGCTCAACAACTCACACACTCACTTCATCCTGGCCGACAATGGAACCCTGGGCAAATACGGTGCCGAGGTGAAGCTGCGGAGGCAGCTGGAGAAGCACATCTCTCTGCAGAAAATTAACACAA GGCTGGGACAGGGTGTGCCTGTCGTGGGCCTGGTGGTGGAAGGAGGCCCTAATGTGGTTTCCATTGTCTTGGAATATCTCCGAGAAGACCCTCCAGTACCCGTGGTGATTTGTGATGGCAGTGGGCGAGCCTCGGACATTCTGTCTTTTGCACACAAGTACTGTGAAGAAGGAGGGTAG